In the genome of Pseudomonas lalucatii, the window AGGCGCTGCTTGAGCGGCACGACCTTCGTGCGCAGGGTGCAGCCCGCCTCGGTCAGGACCAGATGCACCTCGCGCTCGTCCGCGCCCGAACGCCGCCGCGCCACCAGGCCCAGCTGCTCGAGGCGCTTGAGCAGCGGCGTCAGGGTACCGGAGTCGAGCATCAGGCGCTCGCCCATGGCCTTGACCGTGGGCTGCGGCGGGGGGCTCGCCTGCCACTCCCACAGCACCAGCATCGCCAGGTACTGCGGGTAGGTCAGCTGCAACTGGTCGAGCATCGGCTTGTAGGCGCGGATCACCGCCCGCGAGGCCGCATACAGCTTGAAACACAGCTGATCGTCGAGCTGCAGCGAGACCTCCGCCACCGACGTCGCCCCGGTCATTGCAGCAGCGCTTCGATTTCCGCGCGCAGGTCCTCCGGCTTGGTGGCCGGGGCGAAGCGCTTGACCAGCCGGCCGTCGCCACTGAGCAGGAACTTGGTGAAGTTCCACTTGATGCCCTGGCTGCCGAGCAGGCCCGGGGCGCGCTTCTTCAGCTGCACGTACAGCGGGTGGGCATCGGCACCGTTGACCTCGACCTTCTTGAACAACGGGAAGGTCACGCCGAAATTCAGCTC includes:
- a CDS encoding MarR family winged helix-turn-helix transcriptional regulator → MTGATSVAEVSLQLDDQLCFKLYAASRAVIRAYKPMLDQLQLTYPQYLAMLVLWEWQASPPPQPTVKAMGERLMLDSGTLTPLLKRLEQLGLVARRRSGADEREVHLVLTEAGCTLRTKVVPLKQRLLCERGVDLDELAELREQVGHLLDRVIGLR